In Bifidobacterium sp. ESL0775, the following are encoded in one genomic region:
- the hxlA gene encoding 3-hexulose-6-phosphate synthase produces MKLQIALDEMNIEQGVDLISKVHQYVDIVEIGTPFVMAEGVHPVETFKKKFDDIDILADTKIMDAGEYEAELAFRAGARYVTVLGVSDLGTIKGCLQAAEKYGGEVVVDMICVPDAAVRIPQLEQIGVRNIAVHTGVDLQAQGRTPLDDLKLMKSISRSSKIAVAGGINLHTVDDYIDAGADVIIVGGGIAHAQDPAVEAELLANRIHQNRPKAV; encoded by the coding sequence ATGAAATTACAGATTGCTCTTGATGAGATGAATATCGAACAGGGAGTCGATCTCATCTCGAAAGTGCATCAATACGTCGACATCGTTGAAATCGGCACTCCTTTTGTCATGGCTGAAGGGGTGCACCCGGTCGAAACCTTCAAGAAAAAATTCGACGATATCGATATACTCGCCGATACCAAAATCATGGATGCGGGTGAGTACGAGGCGGAACTGGCGTTTCGTGCGGGAGCCCGCTACGTGACCGTGCTTGGCGTTTCCGATCTGGGTACGATCAAGGGTTGCCTTCAGGCCGCGGAAAAATATGGCGGCGAAGTGGTCGTGGACATGATTTGCGTCCCCGATGCGGCTGTCCGCATCCCGCAATTGGAGCAGATAGGCGTGCGCAATATCGCGGTTCATACCGGCGTGGATTTGCAGGCCCAGGGCCGTACCCCGCTTGATGATCTGAAATTGATGAAGTCGATTTCCCGGTCTTCCAAAATAGCGGTGGCCGGAGGAATCAACCTGCATACCGTCGACGATTATATTGACGCTGGAGCGGATGTCATCATCGTCGGAGGTGGCATAGCCCACGCGCAGGATCCGGCGGTG
- a CDS encoding sugar ABC transporter ATP-binding protein — protein MNSKKCYQAISIEKDYVGVPVLKGVSLTIHPGEIVGLVGHNGAGKSTLLRVLSGAHRQSGGSLRLDGEEVSFSDPSEAISQGISTVYQELSLMPNLTVAQNMWLGREERNHGRMLDKKDMIEKAKKVIGDFGLDVDVEKQVGSYSVATRQLLEIAIACSKNTRYLLLDEPTTSLEGDQVTSLMDYLKQLATTKNIGILIVNHKLDELYQVADRIVALMNGEVVIDAPTATVDRNAVVTAIAGVDYAKASQDLDVETQQEKHSDGKTTLRVEHLNGGILQDISFTAKSGQILGIYGLGGAGKSETLRAIAGIAPATGGTIEVDGKPFTPKVPKDAMQRGIAFLTEERKKDGIVPLMSSYQNVGLPELKRYSKSGFLNKSTMRQDTGDILKQLGLKGAPENPVQSLSGGNQQKVLLARTLAQRPHILLLDEPSKGVDIGAKEEIHVILRSLAQKNDMTIVMVSSEEEEILDISDEVLVLGEGKVLAGPFPAGKTSQSQLRKLAWSQSEDNA, from the coding sequence ATGAACAGTAAGAAGTGCTATCAGGCGATTTCCATCGAAAAAGACTATGTCGGCGTGCCTGTGCTCAAAGGCGTTTCACTGACAATTCACCCTGGTGAGATTGTCGGTCTCGTCGGCCATAACGGCGCAGGCAAATCGACTTTATTGAGGGTTCTTTCGGGGGCCCATCGACAAAGCGGTGGAAGTCTGCGATTGGATGGTGAGGAAGTCTCATTCTCTGATCCTTCAGAAGCGATATCGCAAGGTATCTCGACTGTGTATCAGGAATTGTCGCTCATGCCGAATCTGACCGTCGCCCAGAACATGTGGCTTGGCCGTGAGGAACGTAACCACGGCCGCATGCTCGACAAAAAGGACATGATCGAGAAGGCCAAGAAAGTGATTGGCGATTTCGGTCTTGATGTCGATGTGGAAAAGCAGGTGGGCTCGTATTCGGTTGCGACCCGTCAGCTTTTGGAAATCGCCATCGCCTGCAGCAAGAACACCCGTTACTTGCTGCTGGATGAGCCGACGACTTCGCTCGAGGGCGATCAGGTAACCTCCCTTATGGATTATCTGAAGCAGCTGGCGACGACCAAGAACATTGGCATTCTCATCGTCAACCACAAACTCGACGAACTTTATCAGGTGGCGGATCGTATCGTCGCCTTGATGAACGGCGAGGTTGTCATTGACGCGCCTACCGCGACCGTTGATCGCAACGCCGTGGTCACCGCCATCGCCGGTGTCGATTACGCGAAGGCTTCCCAGGATCTGGACGTCGAAACCCAGCAGGAGAAGCATAGTGATGGGAAGACAACGCTTCGGGTGGAACATCTTAACGGAGGAATCCTGCAAGATATCAGTTTCACCGCGAAATCCGGCCAGATTCTCGGAATCTACGGCTTGGGTGGCGCTGGTAAAAGCGAGACGCTTCGCGCCATCGCGGGTATCGCGCCAGCCACGGGCGGGACAATCGAGGTCGACGGGAAACCGTTTACGCCCAAGGTGCCCAAAGACGCCATGCAGCGTGGAATCGCGTTCCTCACTGAGGAACGGAAAAAAGACGGTATCGTCCCGCTGATGTCCAGCTACCAGAACGTCGGGCTCCCGGAGCTTAAACGGTATTCCAAGTCGGGGTTCCTCAACAAGTCCACGATGCGTCAGGATACCGGAGACATCCTGAAGCAGCTTGGGCTGAAAGGAGCGCCGGAAAACCCGGTCCAATCCCTTTCCGGAGGCAATCAGCAGAAGGTTTTGCTGGCCCGCACGCTTGCGCAGCGGCCGCATATACTCCTGCTTGACGAGCCGAGCAAGGGTGTCGATATCGGAGCCAAAGAGGAAATTCATGTAATCCTCCGTTCTCTAGCCCAGAAAAATGATATGACCATCGTCATGGTTTCTTCCGAGGAGGAGGAGATCCTTGACATTTCCGATGAGGTTCTGGTCCTCGGCGAAGGCAAGGTCCTCGCCGGCCCGTTCCCCGCGGGAAAGACGTCACAATCACAGCTGAGGAAGCTCGCATGGAGTCAAAGCGAGGATAATGCATGA
- a CDS encoding substrate-binding domain-containing protein, which yields MKRQKMMKVAAICLAPVLGLSLTACSGVNSGVADAKKDSAALQIPASCKSGTPLISVLLPNQTNPYYVAMKHGFEDEAKAHGMKAEVLIAEDDDAKQLSQAEAAVQNKPCAVALNPVKSEPAAATVRTFNDAKIPVFTVNIMVDSKAMKAQGAFVQQYLGADNEAGGAQSAAQMMKDMGKDAKLNIGLVTEPDEAAAMARDEGFKAKIASDKNSKVAARVDGNVKITDALDVTTDMLQGNPNLNAIFASSGPNLQGALEAVNASGKDVKVYGFCAADIALSGKYMGCVAQEPEDYGRRVVREIVKYVKGQKVKPNILRPLKEFVSGQKPGQGQVG from the coding sequence ATGAAACGACAGAAAATGATGAAAGTCGCCGCCATCTGCCTGGCCCCTGTGCTCGGTCTTTCCCTGACGGCTTGCTCCGGCGTCAATAGTGGCGTTGCGGATGCAAAGAAGGACAGTGCCGCACTCCAGATCCCCGCATCCTGCAAATCCGGAACCCCGCTGATCTCCGTACTGCTGCCTAACCAGACCAATCCGTATTACGTCGCGATGAAGCATGGCTTTGAAGACGAGGCCAAGGCCCACGGCATGAAGGCGGAAGTGCTGATCGCCGAAGACGACGATGCGAAGCAGCTTTCCCAGGCTGAGGCCGCGGTGCAGAACAAGCCTTGCGCGGTCGCTCTCAACCCTGTGAAGTCCGAGCCCGCCGCCGCGACGGTTCGTACATTCAATGACGCGAAGATTCCTGTCTTCACCGTCAACATCATGGTTGACTCCAAGGCCATGAAGGCGCAGGGCGCGTTCGTGCAACAGTATCTCGGAGCTGATAACGAGGCTGGTGGCGCACAGAGCGCCGCGCAGATGATGAAGGACATGGGCAAGGACGCCAAACTCAATATCGGTTTGGTCACCGAGCCTGACGAAGCGGCCGCTATGGCTCGTGATGAAGGTTTCAAGGCCAAGATCGCCTCTGATAAGAATTCCAAGGTCGCGGCCCGCGTCGATGGAAACGTCAAGATTACCGATGCTCTCGATGTGACCACTGATATGCTTCAGGGCAACCCCAATTTGAACGCCATCTTCGCTTCCTCCGGTCCTAACCTCCAGGGCGCGTTGGAAGCGGTCAACGCTTCCGGCAAGGACGTCAAGGTGTACGGCTTCTGCGCTGCGGACATCGCGCTCAGCGGCAAGTACATGGGTTGCGTCGCCCAGGAACCTGAGGACTATGGCCGTCGTGTGGTCCGAGAGATCGTCAAGTACGTCAAGGGTCAAAAAGTCAAGCCGAATATTCTGCGTCCTCTTAAGGAATTTGTTTCCGGTCAGAAGCCTGGTCAGGGACAAGTAGGCTGA
- a CDS encoding ABC transporter permease — translation MKSKFKMPQELGVLIVVLLVAVLMGILSPEFRTASNLQVLLLNGSVVTFLALGQACVLLTGGIDLSVGSNIALTGMIAALAMRSGISWWLAALLAVFTGILVGLFNGAVIHYGHMPPFIVTFATFGISASIPKILTQAKSVTVSDPMFAFFGRGAIFGIPMPIIMVVIAAVIIGVVLSNTATGVHVYAVGGNADTARLAGINIARTTIFVYVVSGICAGFAGVITASRLMVGYPTAGSGNEQFYSIASAVVGGVSLFGGVGTILGAFIGSLLIAEVSNGMNVIGVDSYWQPLVIGVIILVGVLFDTNKSRISFGKKKHIDATADLVTKAAETDGGKEPKK, via the coding sequence ATGAAGTCAAAATTTAAGATGCCACAAGAGCTCGGCGTGCTGATAGTGGTGTTGCTCGTCGCAGTTCTTATGGGAATCCTCTCGCCGGAGTTCCGCACGGCAAGCAACCTTCAGGTGCTGCTGCTCAACGGCTCGGTGGTTACTTTCTTGGCCCTCGGGCAAGCTTGCGTGCTGCTGACCGGCGGTATCGATCTTTCCGTGGGTTCGAATATCGCATTGACGGGCATGATTGCCGCGTTGGCGATGCGCTCTGGTATATCGTGGTGGCTGGCCGCGCTTCTTGCGGTCTTCACCGGTATTCTGGTGGGCTTGTTCAACGGTGCGGTCATTCACTATGGCCACATGCCGCCGTTCATTGTCACCTTCGCAACGTTCGGTATTTCCGCGTCAATTCCTAAGATCCTGACCCAGGCCAAGTCTGTCACCGTTTCGGATCCGATGTTCGCGTTCTTTGGACGCGGTGCCATTTTCGGCATCCCCATGCCGATCATCATGGTGGTTATCGCCGCGGTCATCATCGGTGTGGTGCTTAGCAATACGGCCACCGGTGTTCACGTCTACGCCGTTGGCGGCAACGCGGACACTGCCCGCCTCGCCGGTATCAATATCGCGCGGACAACTATTTTCGTGTACGTCGTTTCGGGCATCTGCGCTGGCTTCGCTGGCGTGATCACGGCCTCCAGGCTCATGGTGGGCTACCCGACAGCAGGCTCCGGCAACGAACAGTTCTATTCCATCGCGTCGGCCGTCGTCGGCGGCGTCAGCCTGTTCGGTGGCGTCGGCACCATCCTCGGAGCGTTCATCGGTTCGCTCCTCATCGCCGAGGTCTCCAATGGTATGAACGTTATCGGCGTTGACAGCTATTGGCAGCCGTTGGTGATTGGCGTCATCATTCTGGTTGGCGTTCTGTTCGACACCAATAAGTCCCGTATCTCGTTTGGTAAGAAAAAGCACATTGATGCGACGGCTGATTTGGTGACAAAGGCCGCGGAAACTGATGGAGGTAAAGAGCCCAAAAAGTAA
- a CDS encoding sugar-binding domain-containing protein, translating to MHCIKQGWNMKKQDDNRQLGEIARRFYILNESKSEIATSLNISRFKVARMLTEAREKGVVTIEIHDSAPVSPALTQKLQKFLGVAEVIIVPSSRDISVERDLLGEAGGKYLMSHIRHGSIVGFSSGRTLLPIAHHVSGLPSATYVQLTGVVGNDPTISPITLLSQISSGSDSTAKALFSPLFSATTTSAMVARMEPAAAETLSYYSKLDMAFLSVGSWNPRLSRLTSLVPIEEAQNLDKIGAVAECGGMFFDKDGNYVHSPINERRISINLDELRNTPTVVFVAGGKEKAKAIQAVCKSGLATCLITTDEVAEILLNSRTDAG from the coding sequence ATGCACTGCATAAAACAAGGGTGGAATATGAAAAAACAAGACGATAACAGACAATTGGGTGAAATAGCCAGACGTTTTTATATTCTGAACGAAAGCAAGTCGGAAATCGCCACCTCGTTGAACATTTCCCGTTTCAAAGTCGCTCGAATGCTCACGGAAGCCAGGGAAAAAGGCGTCGTCACCATCGAAATACACGACTCCGCGCCAGTCTCCCCCGCCCTGACACAAAAGCTGCAGAAATTCCTCGGCGTCGCGGAAGTCATCATCGTGCCCAGCTCACGCGACATTTCGGTCGAGCGGGATCTGCTCGGCGAAGCCGGCGGAAAATATTTGATGAGCCATATCAGACACGGATCCATCGTAGGGTTTTCATCCGGCAGGACGCTTCTGCCCATTGCCCACCACGTTTCCGGACTTCCCAGCGCGACATACGTGCAACTGACCGGCGTGGTCGGCAACGACCCGACCATTTCCCCCATCACCCTTCTCAGCCAGATAAGCAGCGGGTCCGATTCAACCGCAAAAGCCCTGTTCTCGCCCCTCTTTTCCGCGACCACGACATCGGCGATGGTGGCCAGGATGGAGCCGGCCGCAGCGGAAACCCTTTCCTATTATTCCAAGCTGGACATGGCTTTTCTTTCCGTGGGCTCTTGGAACCCACGACTCTCGCGGCTGACTTCGTTGGTGCCGATTGAGGAGGCGCAAAACCTCGATAAGATAGGCGCCGTGGCGGAATGCGGCGGAATGTTTTTTGACAAAGACGGAAATTACGTTCACTCGCCCATCAACGAACGACGAATTTCCATCAATCTCGATGAACTCAGGAATACTCCGACCGTCGTATTCGTGGCCGGAGGCAAAGAAAAAGCCAAGGCGATTCAGGCCGTGTGCAAATCCGGATTGGCGACATGCCTCATCACCACGGATGAAGTCGCCGAGATTCTTCTCAATTCGCGCACCGATGCAGGCTGA
- a CDS encoding helix-turn-helix transcriptional regulator → MARISREVQALYGLCAVALVEQRADLDGADDVGFDIDLPVFSVGRAAQLANIHPQTLRQYDRQGLIVPQRTEGGARRYSLRDVRKLAEAQQMSQEDGINLAGISRILDLQEENRQLRREVRRLERPRGSSVFAADSDGDITEIQRSRQARRWRHDVQAHTRELPGRPYYANDAANPYASKTKADGGDSSQENAHKPRHAAKPSGDNQSDPFVDPRSLVVWGHYFD, encoded by the coding sequence ATGGCTCGGATTTCTCGTGAAGTGCAGGCGCTATATGGATTGTGCGCCGTCGCGTTGGTCGAGCAACGCGCCGATTTGGACGGTGCCGACGACGTCGGTTTCGATATCGACCTGCCGGTGTTCAGCGTCGGCCGTGCCGCGCAGCTGGCCAACATCCATCCTCAGACCCTTCGTCAATATGACCGTCAGGGGCTTATCGTCCCGCAGCGCACGGAAGGTGGTGCCCGCCGCTACTCCCTTCGTGACGTGCGCAAACTCGCCGAGGCCCAGCAGATGAGCCAGGAGGACGGCATCAATCTTGCCGGCATCTCGCGCATCCTCGACCTGCAGGAGGAGAACCGCCAGTTGCGGCGTGAGGTGAGGCGTCTCGAACGCCCGCGTGGCTCCAGTGTTTTCGCGGCCGATTCCGACGGAGACATCACCGAGATCCAGCGCTCGCGTCAGGCCCGTCGCTGGCGGCACGACGTTCAGGCCCATACCCGTGAGCTTCCTGGACGCCCGTACTACGCCAACGATGCCGCCAATCCGTACGCATCGAAAACGAAAGCGGACGGAGGCGACTCGTCCCAAGAAAACGCTCACAAGCCTCGTCACGCGGCGAAACCCAGTGGCGACAACCAATCCGACCCGTTCGTCGACCCCCGTTCGCTGGTCGTCTGGGGCCACTATTTCGACTGA
- a CDS encoding DnaJ C-terminal domain-containing protein: protein MAENEWLDKDFYKVLGVSKDATSAEITKAYRKLARKYHPDLNKTKEAEEKFKDISEAYDVLNNEEQRRKYDAIRQFAGGGARFAGGSGQGGSGYGASDFSDIFGSMFGGGAGGPGNIHFSTSGGGPTNLNDIFSMFGNAAGQGAGGYAGAGAGSPYGSGFGGGSSTYREPQEPVRGEDRNSKITLTFRQAVKGATVSLKAGGRKFKTHIPAGVKDGQKIRLPGKGKLGSNGGRAGDMYLQIHVKNDTKFSLDGNNIVMPLPVTIGEAVAGARVKALDFDGNEVTFRVPAGTSSGTEVRVGGKGVPGRDGDLVGRVEIRVPSRPSMAQKHDAKEFDKNSSEFVDEVAKERE from the coding sequence ATGGCTGAGAATGAATGGCTAGATAAAGATTTTTACAAGGTGCTCGGCGTCTCCAAGGACGCGACGAGCGCGGAGATCACCAAGGCTTACCGCAAACTCGCGCGTAAGTATCATCCGGATCTCAACAAGACCAAAGAGGCCGAGGAGAAGTTCAAGGACATCTCGGAAGCCTACGATGTGCTGAACAACGAGGAGCAGCGCCGCAAGTACGACGCGATCCGCCAGTTCGCGGGCGGTGGCGCAAGGTTCGCCGGCGGCTCCGGACAGGGCGGCTCCGGCTACGGCGCTTCCGACTTCTCCGACATCTTCGGTTCGATGTTCGGCGGAGGCGCGGGTGGCCCTGGCAACATCCACTTCTCGACCTCCGGCGGCGGTCCGACCAACTTGAACGACATCTTCTCGATGTTTGGCAACGCGGCTGGCCAGGGCGCCGGTGGCTACGCGGGTGCGGGCGCTGGCTCGCCTTACGGTTCCGGTTTCGGCGGCGGGTCGAGTACTTACCGCGAACCGCAGGAACCGGTGCGCGGCGAGGACCGTAACTCGAAGATCACGCTGACGTTCCGCCAGGCCGTGAAGGGCGCGACCGTCTCCCTGAAGGCGGGCGGACGCAAGTTCAAGACCCACATCCCGGCCGGCGTGAAGGACGGGCAGAAGATCCGACTTCCCGGCAAGGGCAAGCTCGGTTCCAATGGCGGGCGCGCAGGCGACATGTACCTGCAGATCCACGTCAAGAACGACACGAAGTTCAGCCTCGACGGCAACAACATCGTGATGCCGTTGCCGGTCACTATCGGCGAGGCGGTGGCGGGTGCCCGCGTGAAGGCGCTCGACTTCGACGGCAACGAGGTCACGTTCCGCGTGCCGGCCGGCACGTCGAGCGGCACCGAGGTCCGTGTCGGCGGCAAGGGTGTTCCTGGCCGTGATGGTGATTTGGTCGGACGCGTTGAGATTCGCGTGCCGAGCAGGCCCAGCATGGCGCAGAAGCACGATGCCAAGGAATTCGACAAGAACTCCAGCGAGTTCGTCGACGAGGTGGCCAAAGAGCGCGAGTGA
- the grpE gene encoding nucleotide exchange factor GrpE, which translates to MSSEQSNDKADDEAKQNPQGAAASAANNNDKTNVNADNGSAQAGANDSQAGDSQANAAGAAAAANASGDKATGDASKADAAGAADGKDGENTLTPLGQAKKEAADYLDALQRERAEFVNFRNRSKKEQETFRQHGIIDVLTALLPALDDIDRIREHSDLDDSFAAVANKIDKAFEKFGVEKFGKKGEVFDPTKHEAILHKPDPNATEETVDTVVEAGYRIGDRVIRAARVVVASPKA; encoded by the coding sequence ATGAGCTCCGAACAGTCGAATGACAAGGCCGACGACGAAGCGAAGCAGAACCCACAGGGTGCCGCCGCTTCAGCTGCCAACAATAACGACAAAACGAACGTGAACGCAGACAACGGTTCCGCACAAGCGGGTGCCAACGACAGCCAGGCTGGCGATAGTCAAGCCAATGCTGCCGGTGCCGCAGCCGCCGCTAATGCTAGCGGTGACAAGGCAACGGGCGACGCAAGCAAGGCGGATGCTGCCGGTGCTGCCGATGGCAAGGACGGCGAGAACACGCTGACACCGCTCGGGCAGGCGAAAAAAGAAGCCGCGGACTATCTCGATGCGCTCCAACGCGAGCGTGCCGAGTTCGTCAACTTCCGCAACCGCTCCAAGAAAGAGCAGGAGACGTTCCGCCAGCACGGCATCATCGATGTGCTGACCGCGTTGCTCCCGGCTCTTGACGACATCGATCGTATCCGTGAGCACAGTGATCTGGACGATTCGTTCGCCGCTGTGGCCAACAAGATCGACAAGGCGTTCGAGAAGTTCGGCGTGGAGAAGTTCGGCAAGAAGGGTGAAGTCTTCGACCCGACGAAGCACGAGGCGATACTTCACAAGCCGGATCCCAACGCGACCGAAGAAACTGTGGACACCGTCGTAGAGGCGGGCTATCGCATCGGCGACCGGGTAATCCGGGCCGCCCGTGTGGTGGTGGCTTCCCCCAAGGCCTAG
- the dnaK gene encoding molecular chaperone DnaK — MGRAVGIDLGTTNSCIATLEGGEPTVIVNAEGARTTPSVVAFSKSGEILVGEVAKRQAVTNVDRTISSVKRHMGTDWSVDIDGKKWTPQEISAQILMKLKRDAEAYLGEPVTDAVITCPAYFNDAQRQATKDAGKIAGLNVLRIINEPTAAALAYGLEKGKEDERILVFDLGGGTFDVSLLEIGKDDDGFATIQVQATNGDNKLGGDDWDQKIIDWLVSEVKNKYGVDLSKDKIALQRLKEAAEQAKKELSSSTETNISMQYLAMTPDGTPVHLDETLTRAHFEEMTSDLLGRCRTPFNNVLHDANISVSEIDHVVLVGGSTRMPAVKELVKELTGGKAANQSVNPDEVVAIGAAVQSGVIKGDRKDVLLIDVTPLSLGIETKGGIMTKLIDRNTAIPTKRSEVFSTAEDNQPSVLIQVYQGEREFARDNKPLGTFELTGIAPAPRGVPQIEVTFDIDANGIVHVSAKDKGTGKEQSMTITGGSALPKDEIDRMVKEAEAHEADDKKRKEDAETRNTAESFAYQMEKMVNDNKDKLSDDVVKEVTADVNDLKEALKGDDIDKIKSAQEKLTTSSQKIGQALYAQQGAEGAAGAAGAGAAGAAGSSSSSSDDDDVVDAEVVDDDDDKKDNK; from the coding sequence ATGGGACGTGCAGTAGGTATTGATTTGGGTACCACAAACTCTTGCATCGCAACGCTCGAAGGCGGCGAACCCACGGTCATCGTGAACGCCGAGGGCGCTCGCACCACCCCGTCGGTGGTCGCGTTCAGCAAGTCCGGCGAGATTCTCGTCGGCGAGGTCGCCAAGCGTCAGGCCGTGACCAACGTCGACCGCACCATCAGCTCGGTCAAGCGCCACATGGGCACTGACTGGTCGGTGGACATCGACGGCAAGAAGTGGACTCCGCAGGAGATTTCCGCACAGATTCTTATGAAGTTGAAGAGGGACGCCGAGGCGTACCTGGGCGAGCCGGTGACCGACGCGGTCATCACCTGCCCTGCATACTTCAACGACGCACAGCGTCAGGCGACCAAGGACGCCGGCAAGATCGCAGGCCTCAACGTGCTGCGTATCATCAACGAGCCGACGGCTGCGGCACTGGCTTATGGCCTTGAAAAGGGCAAGGAAGACGAACGCATCCTGGTCTTCGACCTCGGCGGCGGCACCTTCGATGTGTCCCTGCTGGAGATCGGCAAGGACGACGACGGCTTCGCCACCATTCAGGTGCAGGCCACGAACGGCGACAACAAGCTCGGCGGCGACGATTGGGATCAGAAGATCATCGATTGGCTCGTCAGCGAGGTCAAGAACAAGTACGGCGTCGATCTGTCCAAGGACAAGATCGCTCTGCAGCGCTTGAAGGAAGCCGCGGAACAGGCCAAGAAGGAGCTCTCCAGCTCCACTGAGACCAACATCTCGATGCAGTATCTGGCCATGACTCCCGACGGAACGCCTGTCCACCTCGACGAGACGCTGACCCGCGCACACTTCGAGGAAATGACTTCCGACCTGCTCGGCCGTTGCCGCACGCCGTTCAACAACGTGCTGCACGACGCGAACATCTCGGTCTCCGAGATTGACCACGTGGTCCTCGTCGGCGGCTCGACCCGTATGCCTGCCGTCAAGGAGCTCGTCAAGGAACTCACCGGCGGCAAGGCCGCGAACCAGTCTGTCAACCCGGATGAGGTCGTGGCGATCGGCGCCGCGGTGCAGTCCGGCGTCATCAAGGGCGACCGCAAGGATGTCCTGCTGATCGACGTCACCCCGCTTTCCCTCGGCATCGAGACCAAGGGCGGCATCATGACCAAGCTCATCGACCGCAACACCGCGATTCCGACCAAGCGCAGCGAGGTCTTCTCGACCGCTGAGGACAACCAGCCCTCCGTGCTGATTCAGGTCTATCAGGGTGAGCGCGAGTTCGCCCGCGACAACAAGCCTTTGGGTACCTTCGAGCTGACCGGCATCGCTCCGGCTCCTCGTGGCGTCCCGCAGATCGAGGTCACATTCGACATCGACGCGAACGGCATCGTGCACGTCTCCGCCAAGGACAAGGGCACCGGCAAGGAACAGTCCATGACCATCACCGGCGGATCCGCCCTGCCAAAGGACGAGATCGACCGCATGGTCAAGGAAGCCGAAGCCCACGAGGCCGACGACAAGAAGCGCAAGGAAGACGCCGAGACCCGCAACACCGCTGAATCCTTCGCCTATCAGATGGAGAAGATGGTCAACGACAACAAGGACAAGCTCTCCGATGATGTCGTCAAGGAAGTCACGGCCGATGTCAACGACCTGAAGGAAGCCCTGAAGGGCGACGACATCGACAAGATCAAGTCCGCCCAGGAGAAGCTGACCACTTCCTCGCAGAAGATCGGTCAGGCGCTCTATGCGCAGCAGGGTGCCGAAGGTGCCGCTGGCGCCGCGGGTGCCGGTGCTGCCGGCGCGGCAGGCTCCAGCTCGTCCTCGTCCGATGACGACGACGTGGTTGACGCCGAGGTCGTTGACGACGACGATGACAAGAAGGACAACAAGTAA
- a CDS encoding helix-turn-helix transcriptional regulator — protein MAVEMQLGGQIRDHREAMGLSQDGLAGKIFVSRQTVSNWETGRTYPDVQNLLLLGNLFGITLDELVKGDVEKMNEEIKRNRRKILFWTIVMWVLFTFCVVYAFVDAYTRGRYWNNWWSLIVIPMAFAAVGSAVHCDKLQKKLDVITFRELLAYVSGKPVDRTHRNNIVSIVAGVLIVVLFIGVYIWLSW, from the coding sequence ATGGCGGTCGAGATGCAGTTGGGTGGTCAGATCCGTGACCATCGCGAGGCAATGGGTTTGTCTCAGGATGGCCTCGCGGGCAAGATCTTCGTCTCGCGCCAGACGGTCTCGAACTGGGAGACCGGCCGCACCTATCCCGATGTGCAGAACCTCCTGCTGCTGGGCAATCTTTTCGGCATCACCCTGGACGAACTGGTCAAAGGAGACGTCGAGAAAATGAACGAGGAAATCAAGCGCAACAGGCGGAAAATCCTATTCTGGACGATTGTGATGTGGGTCTTGTTCACATTTTGCGTCGTGTACGCCTTTGTTGATGCTTATACGCGCGGACGATATTGGAACAATTGGTGGAGCCTTATCGTTATTCCCATGGCTTTCGCCGCTGTCGGTTCGGCCGTTCATTGCGACAAATTGCAGAAAAAGCTCGATGTCATAACGTTCAGGGAGTTGTTGGCCTACGTTTCCGGCAAACCGGTGGATCGTACCCATCGCAACAATATTGTGTCCATCGTTGCAGGTGTGTTGATAGTCGTACTTTTCATCGGAGTCTATATCTGGCTGAGCTGGTGA